A window of Sphingomonas sp. Leaf357 contains these coding sequences:
- a CDS encoding MFS transporter: MTEILPPTGLSEVGTDPAARRLTLGVSGLYLALYFHYGFFAFMPLWLTKMGAAPSEIGVLMAIPLILRLLTVAPFSAWAGKNGRVRDAITVTALLSAALVALLLGQPGHAGRIAIILIFSIMWDQLPVLTDAYAVMAVRARQLDFGRMRVWGSIAVVVSNIGGGWAFGLIGIEALPLVCALLLLLPAGVAPLLPPDRTLSRADEGARGSWRDVVADAKLMRAMIAASLIMGSHGVLTSFGAIQWAAQGISTANIGVLQAVAVSAEIVAFWFGAKLLGRRDPNLLLCIAAAAAALRWVVMATGPGLTALFATQLLQGVTATGAILGIMLVIAARVPVQTSAAAQGLNAVLFGVVLAASTAGSGLLWSYGTASAYLVMAVLAVLAIPLAWPSRTHDLDPHPLSVGAAL, from the coding sequence TACGGCTTCTTCGCCTTCATGCCGTTATGGTTGACCAAGATGGGCGCGGCACCGAGCGAGATCGGCGTGCTGATGGCGATCCCGTTGATCCTGCGACTGCTTACCGTCGCGCCATTTTCGGCATGGGCGGGCAAGAATGGTCGGGTTCGCGACGCGATCACCGTCACGGCGTTGCTGTCAGCGGCGTTGGTCGCGCTGCTGCTCGGGCAGCCGGGCCATGCCGGGCGGATCGCGATCATCCTGATCTTCTCGATCATGTGGGACCAGTTGCCGGTGTTGACCGACGCCTATGCGGTGATGGCCGTGCGGGCGCGGCAACTCGATTTCGGCCGGATGCGGGTATGGGGCTCGATCGCGGTCGTCGTGTCGAACATCGGCGGTGGCTGGGCGTTCGGCCTGATCGGGATCGAGGCGCTGCCGTTGGTGTGCGCGCTGCTGCTGCTGCTCCCCGCCGGCGTGGCGCCGCTGCTGCCGCCCGATCGCACGTTGTCGCGCGCCGACGAAGGTGCGCGCGGTTCCTGGCGCGACGTGGTCGCGGATGCGAAGCTGATGCGTGCGATGATCGCCGCGTCGCTGATCATGGGCAGCCACGGCGTATTGACGAGCTTCGGTGCGATCCAGTGGGCGGCGCAGGGCATATCGACCGCCAATATCGGTGTGTTGCAGGCGGTGGCGGTCAGCGCCGAGATCGTCGCCTTCTGGTTCGGCGCGAAGCTGCTCGGACGACGCGACCCCAATTTGCTGCTGTGCATCGCCGCCGCCGCCGCCGCCCTGCGCTGGGTCGTCATGGCGACCGGGCCGGGTCTCACCGCCCTTTTCGCCACGCAATTGCTGCAGGGGGTCACCGCGACCGGCGCGATCCTCGGCATCATGCTGGTCATCGCGGCGCGCGTACCGGTGCAGACCAGCGCCGCAGCGCAGGGGCTGAACGCGGTGCTGTTCGGCGTCGTGCTCGCCGCATCCACCGCCGGCTCGGGATTGCTGTGGTCCTACGGGACGGCGTCCGCCTATCTCGTGATGGCCGTGCTCGCGGTCCTCGCCATCCCGCTCGCCTGGCCGAGCCGCACGCACGATCTCGATCCTCATCCCCTCTCTGTCGGAGCTGCCTTGTGA
- a CDS encoding alpha/beta hydrolase fold domain-containing protein, which yields MTRTTIARLLGLLACASGTAALAQTEPARNIMTWPLPETLSPEGRAMAKAMAASPVPNPTPPVALQRQAIGAMQDAMGTPLLKRYGVRVETATMAGVPVRIIYPKGVTALGKGPVLLNLHGGGFQLDSGSLTETIPIAALTGLPVVAVLYRLAPEHPYPAALDDALAVYAALEKDRKASRIAVYGTSAGAVLGGQLIAKLIGLGRPLPAALGFFSGSADMSKAGDSESWMPLPTGKTTLAAEIAPYIGTADPKDPILSPQYGDVSRFPPTLLISSTRDILLSGTAIFGRALVERGVDARLVVFDGLPHAFWAYMAIPETDQANALIANFLKQRLGAR from the coding sequence GTGACAAGAACCACGATCGCCCGCCTCTTGGGCCTGCTCGCCTGCGCATCCGGCACCGCTGCGCTCGCCCAGACCGAACCTGCCCGCAACATCATGACCTGGCCGCTGCCCGAAACGCTCAGCCCCGAGGGTCGGGCAATGGCCAAGGCGATGGCCGCGTCCCCGGTCCCCAATCCGACGCCGCCGGTTGCGCTGCAGCGGCAGGCGATCGGCGCGATGCAGGACGCGATGGGGACGCCGTTGCTCAAGCGGTATGGCGTTCGCGTCGAAACGGCGACGATGGCCGGCGTGCCCGTCCGTATCATCTATCCCAAGGGAGTGACCGCGCTCGGCAAGGGGCCCGTGCTGCTCAACCTCCATGGAGGCGGTTTTCAGCTCGATTCGGGGTCGCTGACCGAGACGATCCCGATCGCTGCGCTGACCGGACTACCGGTCGTCGCGGTGCTCTACCGTTTGGCACCCGAGCACCCCTATCCGGCCGCGCTCGACGATGCTCTCGCGGTCTACGCGGCGCTCGAAAAGGATCGCAAGGCGAGCCGGATCGCGGTCTACGGCACGTCTGCGGGCGCGGTCCTTGGCGGGCAGCTGATCGCCAAGCTGATCGGTCTCGGCCGGCCGCTGCCCGCCGCGCTCGGTTTCTTCTCGGGCAGCGCCGACATGAGCAAGGCCGGCGATTCGGAATCCTGGATGCCGCTCCCGACGGGCAAGACGACGCTCGCGGCGGAGATCGCGCCCTATATCGGCACCGCCGACCCGAAGGACCCGATCCTGTCGCCGCAATATGGCGACGTGTCGCGCTTCCCGCCGACATTACTCATCAGCAGTACGCGCGACATATTGCTGAGCGGCACCGCGATCTTCGGCCGTGCTCTGGTCGAGCGCGGCGTGGACGCGCGGCTCGTCGTGTTCGACGGTCTGCCGCACGCCTTCTGGGCATATATGGCGATACCGGAGACCGATCAGGCCAATGCGCTGATCGCGAACTTCCTGAAGCAACGGCTCGGGGCACGATGA